Proteins found in one Sorghum bicolor cultivar BTx623 chromosome 1, Sorghum_bicolor_NCBIv3, whole genome shotgun sequence genomic segment:
- the LOC8077058 gene encoding uncharacterized protein LOC8077058 isoform X1 encodes MPLPHLLPRLSHTPPPLRAGDRGNAALLSPGGRRRRRRPALLAVVRAKRKDEASFADRILDYIEGGPKLRRWYGAPDLLPKDGDGGAEDEEDESQVDIEEPRDAVLVTNGDSEIGQMVILALILKRARTKALVKDKRTTEEAFGTYVECMVGDMEDKSFTKKALRGVRAIICPADDGFFSEPTDLKGVQHIVLLSQLAVYRNSGGLQAIMNSKLKKLAERDEEVVLASGIPCTIIRTGSLQSTPGGERGFDFTEGIATKGRISKEDAATICVEALDSIPRKTLIFEVANGDEKVRDWNAWFAEQIKREEEIQ; translated from the exons ATGCCCCTGCCGCACCTGCTCCCGCGGCTTTCCCACACGCCGCCTCCACTTCGCGCCGGGGACAGGGGTAACGCCGCCCTGCTGTCTCCggggggaagaagaagaagaagaaggccggCGCTTCTCGCCGTCGTCCGGGCCAAGAGAAAGGATGAGGCAAGCTTCGCCGACCGCATCCTCGACTACATCGAGG GGGGGCCAAAGTTAAGAAGATGGTATGGAGCACCCGATTTGCTTCCCAAGGATGGGGATGGGGGTGCCGAGGATGAGGAGGATGAGTCTCAAG TAGATATTGAGGAGCCTCGGGACGCTGTGCTAGTCACTAATGGCGACAGTGAGATTGGACAG ATGGTGATATTGGCACTAATTCTGAAAAGGGCTAGAACAAAAGCACTTGTTAAGGATAAACGAACCACCGAAGAAGCCTTTGGAACTTATGTGGAG TGCATGGTTGGCGATATGGAAGACAAGTCCTTCACAAAGAAAGCATTAAGGGGCGTTCGTGCTATAATTTGTCCAGCTGAT GATGGTTTCTTCTCTGAACCAACCGACCTCAAGGGTGTTCAACACATTGTTCTGCTATCACAG CTGGCTGTCTACAGAAATAGTGGTGGTTTGCAAGCTATTATGAACAGCAAGCTGAAGAAGCTAGCAGAGAGGGATGAAGAAGTGGTTCTTGCATCTGGCATCCCATGTACAATAATCAGAACTGGTTCTCTGCAAAGCACCCCTGGTGGTGAGAGAGGTTTCGATTTTACTGAG GGCATAGCAACCAAGGGAAGAATAAGCAAAGAGGATGCTGCTACCATATGTGTGGAAGCTCTGGATAGCATTCCCCGAAAGACACTCATTTTTGAG GTTGCAAATGGTGATGAGAAGGTGAGAGACTGGAATGCATGGTTTGCAGAGCAGATCAAAAGAGAAGAAGAGATACAGTAA
- the LOC8077058 gene encoding uncharacterized protein LOC8077058 isoform X3, producing the protein MPLPHLLPRLSHTPPPLRAGDRGNAALLSPGGRRRRRRPALLAVVRAKRKDEASFADRILDYIEGGPKLRRWYGAPDLLPKDGDGGAEDEEDESQVDIEEPRDAVLVTNGDSEIGQMVILALILKRARTKALVKDKRTTEEAFGTYVEDGFFSEPTDLKGVQHIVLLSQLAVYRNSGGLQAIMNSKLKKLAERDEEVVLASGIPCTIIRTGSLQSTPGGERGFDFTEGIATKGRISKEDAATICVEALDSIPRKTLIFEVANGDEKVRDWNAWFAEQIKREEEIQ; encoded by the exons ATGCCCCTGCCGCACCTGCTCCCGCGGCTTTCCCACACGCCGCCTCCACTTCGCGCCGGGGACAGGGGTAACGCCGCCCTGCTGTCTCCggggggaagaagaagaagaagaaggccggCGCTTCTCGCCGTCGTCCGGGCCAAGAGAAAGGATGAGGCAAGCTTCGCCGACCGCATCCTCGACTACATCGAGG GGGGGCCAAAGTTAAGAAGATGGTATGGAGCACCCGATTTGCTTCCCAAGGATGGGGATGGGGGTGCCGAGGATGAGGAGGATGAGTCTCAAG TAGATATTGAGGAGCCTCGGGACGCTGTGCTAGTCACTAATGGCGACAGTGAGATTGGACAG ATGGTGATATTGGCACTAATTCTGAAAAGGGCTAGAACAAAAGCACTTGTTAAGGATAAACGAACCACCGAAGAAGCCTTTGGAACTTATGTGGAG GATGGTTTCTTCTCTGAACCAACCGACCTCAAGGGTGTTCAACACATTGTTCTGCTATCACAG CTGGCTGTCTACAGAAATAGTGGTGGTTTGCAAGCTATTATGAACAGCAAGCTGAAGAAGCTAGCAGAGAGGGATGAAGAAGTGGTTCTTGCATCTGGCATCCCATGTACAATAATCAGAACTGGTTCTCTGCAAAGCACCCCTGGTGGTGAGAGAGGTTTCGATTTTACTGAG GGCATAGCAACCAAGGGAAGAATAAGCAAAGAGGATGCTGCTACCATATGTGTGGAAGCTCTGGATAGCATTCCCCGAAAGACACTCATTTTTGAG GTTGCAAATGGTGATGAGAAGGTGAGAGACTGGAATGCATGGTTTGCAGAGCAGATCAAAAGAGAAGAAGAGATACAGTAA
- the LOC8077058 gene encoding uncharacterized protein LOC8077058 isoform X2 produces MPLPHLLPRLSHTPPPLRAGDRGNAALLSPGGRRRRRRPALLAVVRAKRKDEASFADRILDYIEGGPKLRRWYGAPDLLPKDGDGGAEDEEDESQDIEEPRDAVLVTNGDSEIGQMVILALILKRARTKALVKDKRTTEEAFGTYVECMVGDMEDKSFTKKALRGVRAIICPADDGFFSEPTDLKGVQHIVLLSQLAVYRNSGGLQAIMNSKLKKLAERDEEVVLASGIPCTIIRTGSLQSTPGGERGFDFTEGIATKGRISKEDAATICVEALDSIPRKTLIFEVANGDEKVRDWNAWFAEQIKREEEIQ; encoded by the exons ATGCCCCTGCCGCACCTGCTCCCGCGGCTTTCCCACACGCCGCCTCCACTTCGCGCCGGGGACAGGGGTAACGCCGCCCTGCTGTCTCCggggggaagaagaagaagaagaaggccggCGCTTCTCGCCGTCGTCCGGGCCAAGAGAAAGGATGAGGCAAGCTTCGCCGACCGCATCCTCGACTACATCGAGG GGGGGCCAAAGTTAAGAAGATGGTATGGAGCACCCGATTTGCTTCCCAAGGATGGGGATGGGGGTGCCGAGGATGAGGAGGATGAGTCTCAAG ATATTGAGGAGCCTCGGGACGCTGTGCTAGTCACTAATGGCGACAGTGAGATTGGACAG ATGGTGATATTGGCACTAATTCTGAAAAGGGCTAGAACAAAAGCACTTGTTAAGGATAAACGAACCACCGAAGAAGCCTTTGGAACTTATGTGGAG TGCATGGTTGGCGATATGGAAGACAAGTCCTTCACAAAGAAAGCATTAAGGGGCGTTCGTGCTATAATTTGTCCAGCTGAT GATGGTTTCTTCTCTGAACCAACCGACCTCAAGGGTGTTCAACACATTGTTCTGCTATCACAG CTGGCTGTCTACAGAAATAGTGGTGGTTTGCAAGCTATTATGAACAGCAAGCTGAAGAAGCTAGCAGAGAGGGATGAAGAAGTGGTTCTTGCATCTGGCATCCCATGTACAATAATCAGAACTGGTTCTCTGCAAAGCACCCCTGGTGGTGAGAGAGGTTTCGATTTTACTGAG GGCATAGCAACCAAGGGAAGAATAAGCAAAGAGGATGCTGCTACCATATGTGTGGAAGCTCTGGATAGCATTCCCCGAAAGACACTCATTTTTGAG GTTGCAAATGGTGATGAGAAGGTGAGAGACTGGAATGCATGGTTTGCAGAGCAGATCAAAAGAGAAGAAGAGATACAGTAA
- the LOC8077057 gene encoding protein SRG1: protein MADAAATAGKLFGREKITDTTVTLFAESANKIPDERFIRTKEVQAAGAVVGEDDEMPLELPVVDMASLVDPDSSASETAKLGSACREWGFFQLTNHGVEEAAMQQMKDSAAEFFRSPLESKNTVAVRDGFQGFGHHFNGGSSEKLDWAECLLLITQPLKDRRMDLWPATNPPTFRHALERYSAEIRNLARRLLGFMATDLGVSPAALLGAFFFAAAGTGTGTENDDKGQSMSMHHYPPWRHPEKVLGIAPHTDTQALTFLLHADDTPGLQVKKDGRWFPVRPLPRGALVVNVGDILDVLTNGDYVSVEHRVVPDAERGRTTVAVFQDACVQGMVTPLPELLLVDGGDAQARYRSVTKLDYLNGSVTALAQGRRFIDSLRK, encoded by the exons ATGGCGGATGCTGCTGCTACCGCCGGCAAGCTCTTCGGCAGGGAAAAGATCACGGACACCACCGTGACCTTGTTCGCCGAGTCCGCCAACAAGATCCCTGATGAGAGGTTCATCCGAACCAAGGAGGTCCAGGCTGCCGGCGCGGTCGTCGGTGAGGATGATGAGATGCCGCTGGAGCTGCCGGTGGTCGACATGGCGAGCCTCGTCGATCCGGACTCGTCGGCGTCGGAGACGGCAAAGCTTGGCTCCGCGTGCAGAGAGTGGGGTTTCTTTCAG CTCACCAACCATGGAGTCGAGGAAGCAGCGATGCAGCAGATGAAGGACAGCGCGGCAGAGTTCTTCAGGTCGCCGCTAGAGAGCAAGAACACGGTGGCCGTCCGAGACGGGTTCCAAGGATTCGGCCACCACTTCAACGGGGGTTCCAGCGAGAAGCTGGACTGGGCGGAGTGCCTGCTCCTCATCACGCAGCCACTCAAAGACAGGCGCATGGATTTGTGGCCGGCGACGAACCCACCCACGTTCAG GCATGCGCTTGAAAGGTACTCCGCGGAGATCAGAAATCTCGCAAGGCGCCTGCTGGGCTTCATGGCGACCGACCTCGGTGTCAGCCCGGCGGCGCTCCTAGGCGCCTTCTtcttcgccgccgccgggaCCGGGACCGGGACCGAGAACGACGACAAGGGGCAGAGCATGTCCATGCACCACTACCCTCCGTGGCGGCACCCGGAGAAGGTGCTGGGCATCGCGCCGCACACCGACACCCAGGCGCTCACCTTCCTGCTGCACGCCGACGACACGCCGGGGCTCCAGGTCAAGAAGGACGGCAGGTGGTTCCCCGTGCGGCCGCTGCCGCGGGGCGCCCTCGTCGTCAACGTGGGCGACATCCTCGACGTGCTCACCAACGGCGACTACGTCAGCGTCGAGCACCGGGTGGTGCCGGACGCCGAGAGGGGCCGAACCACCGTCGCCGTGTTCCAGGATGCATGTGTCCAAGGGATGGTGACGCCGCTCCCGGAGCTCCTCCTCGTCGATGGAGGCGACGCACAGGCACGCTACAGATCCGTCACAAAGCTCGACTACCTCAATGGCAGCGTCACAGCATTGGCCCAAGGGAGACGGTTTATTGACAGCCTCAGAAAGTAA
- the LOC8080416 gene encoding probable small nuclear ribonucleoprotein G encodes MSRSGQPPDLKKYMDKKLQIKLNANRVVIGTLRGFDQFMNLVVDNTVEVNGNDKTDIGMVVIRGNSVVMIEALEPVAKSQQ; translated from the exons ATGAGCCGCTCGGGACAGCCTCCGGATCTCAAGAA GTACATGGACAAGAAGCTTCAGA TTAAGCTGAATGCAAACCGTGTTGTTATTGGCACACTTCGGGGATTCGACCAGTTCATGAATCTGGTGGTGGACAACACTGTGGAGGTCAATGGAAATGACAAGACAGATATTGGAATGGTG GTTATCAGGGGAAACAGTGTTGTCATGATCGAGGCACTGGAGCCAGTTGCCAAGTCCCAGCAGTGA